From a single Sparus aurata chromosome 13, fSpaAur1.1, whole genome shotgun sequence genomic region:
- the LOC115594301 gene encoding dixin-A-like isoform X2, protein MRFFMGALMRICVYLIDGLQQQLAAYVSWVNSQLKRKPGLKPITDLRHDLQDGVVLTQLIEIVAGEVLEGVYAAPQNKEESRKNVEQVLQFISSRHIRMPHISARDIVDGNLKSVMRIILALAAHFKPSASQRAASGSGRSLTRGSTSHNPLSTVALAQGAAAALTSARIDASQPTRATRIHSGWGLDVEKSVCVRALVEQYERGSPDEEDNPQASSLSSVSPLSSPRAPPSSHTDRQLEDSQQQQQISAESTQDAVETAWEDSLSETLEKEVQDTRKMVSALQALLLHGSLPEDEQDVTLRLDQGNAEQQLVVIRSRLDQSMEEAQELKRELLRCRQEMRNLQGVKDAQQQRLCTQEASILQMKQELLRASMTKDELNNQNAELQWKLEECNRLWVECKKEVGQKDRLLQQLKHKLEEGQKKQSDLQRELEHKNSMQIPAGTENNGYSHSGSPAPSMSGQAEEMQLLRDSLRSLRNNFRDHDPQHHTLDTLEQGIVSLIDRLHVVHTHRGRGKSPRRKGQHTDSDTWPCMNVCQSHSGSPASTKILYFTGKSPTPSMINIPKRLGEVTLKDVKAAVDREGNYRYHFKALDPEFGTVKEEVFLDGAIIPGWEGKIVAWVEEDRGEERRSPRQLLRREAHVDTF, encoded by the exons ATGAGGTTCTTCATGGGGGCTTTAATGAG GATTTGTGTGTATCTGATCGACGGATTGCAGCAACAGCTGGCTGCGTATGTTTCCTGGGTGAACTCGCAGCTGAAGAGGAAACCGGGCCTGAAGCCCATTACGGACCTGAGGCATGATCTGCAGGATGGGGTGGTGCTCACACAACTAATAGAGATAGTTG CTGGGGAAGTGCTGGAGGGAGTGTATGCTGCCCCGCAAAACAAAGAGGAGAGCAGGAAGAATGTGGAGCAAGTCCTGCAGTTCATTTCCTCCAGACACATTCGCATGCCACACATATCCGCAAGAG ACATTGTCGATGGTAATCTGAAATCTGTAATGAGGATAATTCTGGCCCTGGCAGCCCACTTCAAACCCTCAGCCAGTCAGAGGGCTGCCTCTGGAAGTGGGAGGAGTTTGACGAGAGGCTCTACCAGCCACAACCCTCTCTCCACGGTTGCACTAGCACAAGGCGCTGCTGCCGCACTCACATCAGCAAGAATTGATGCCTCGCAGCCTACACGTGCCACACGTATCCACAG TGGCTGGGGGTTGGATGTggaaaagagtgtgtgtgttcgagcACTCGTTGAGCAGTATGAAAGAGGATCTCCAGATGAAGAGGACAATCCTCAGGCTAGCAG CCTCAGCTCCGTCAGTCCACTGTCATCTCCGAGAGCTCCACCCAGTAGCCACACAGACCGACAGCTGGAagacagccagcagcagcagcagatcagtG CAGAGTCAACTCAGGATGCGGTGGAAACTGCATGGGAGGATTCTCTCAGCGAGACTCTGGAGAAGGAGGTGCAGGACACGCGAAAGATGGTGTCTGCTTTACAG GCCCTGCTGCTGCATGGTTCGCTGCCTGAGGATGAGCAGGACGTGACTCTGAGGTTGGACCAAGGCAACGCTGAGCAGCAACTG GTAGTCATTCGCAGTCGTTTGGATCAGAGCATGGAGGAGGCTCAGGAGTTAAAG AGGGAACTGTTGCGCTGTAGGCAGGAGATGAGAAACCTGCAGGGAGTCAAG GACGCCCAGCAGCAGAGGCTGTGCACTCAGGAGGCATCGATACTGCAGATGAAGCAAGAGCTTCTCAGAGCCAGCATGACCAAGGATGAACTCAACAACCAGAAT GCGGAGCTGCAGTGGAAGCTGGAGGAATGTAACAGGCTGTGGGTTGAATGCAAG AAGGAGGTCGGACAGAAGGacagactgctgcagcagctcaaaCACAAGCTTGAAGAAGGCCAAAAAAAGCAG AGTGACTTGCAAAGAGAGTTGGAGCATAAAAACAGCATGCAG ATTCCAGCCGGCACAGAAAACAACGGGTATTCTCACTCTGGAAGTCCAGCTCCCTCAATGTCAGGG CAGGCGGAGGAGATGCAGCTGCTAAGAGATTCACTCAGGAGTCTGAGGAACAACTTCAGAGACCACGACCCGCAGCACCACACACTGGACACCCTTGAGCAGGGCATAGTGTCTCTCATCGACAGACTGCATGTTGTGCATACACACAGG GGAAGGGGGAAATCTCCAAGACGCAAAGGTCAACACACAGACTCTGACACATGGCCTTGCATGA ATGTTTGTCAGTCCCACAGTGGTTCTCCCGCCTCCACTAAAATCCTCTATTTTACTGGAAAATCCCCAACGCCTTCCATGATCAATATACCGAAGAG GCTGGGTGAGGTGACTCTAAAGGACGTCAAGGCAGCTGTGGATCGAGAGGGAAACTACAGGTACCACTTCAAGGCCCTGGACCCTGAGTTTGGCACTGTTAAAGAAGAG GTATTCCTGGATGGAGCAATCATTCCAGGCTGGGAAGGAAAAATAGTGGCCTGGGTTGAAGAGGACCGTGGTGAAGAGAG ACGCTCACCGAGACAACTGTTGAGAAGAGAGGCACATGTGGACACTTTTTGA
- the LOC115594301 gene encoding dixin-A-like isoform X7 yields MIASLSRGSLLDEVLHGGFNEQQLAAYVSWVNSQLKRKPGLKPITDLRHDLQDGVVLTQLIEIVAGEVLEGVYAAPQNKEESRKNVEQVLQFISSRHIRMPHISARDIVDGNLKSVMRIILALAAHFKPSASQRAASGSGRSLTRGSTSHNPLSTVALAQGAAAALTSARIDASQPTRATRIHSGWGLDVEKSVCVRALVEQYERGSPDEEDNPQASSLSSVSPLSSPRAPPSSHTDRQLEDSQQQQQISAESTQDAVETAWEDSLSETLEKEVQDTRKMVSALQALLLHGSLPEDEQDVTLRLDQGNAEQQLVVIRSRLDQSMEEAQELKRELLRCRQEMRNLQGVKDAQQQRLCTQEASILQMKQELLRASMTKDELNNQNAELQWKLEECNRLWVECKKEVGQKDRLLQQLKHKLEEGQKKQIPAGTENNGYSHSGSPAPSMSGQAEEMQLLRDSLRSLRNNFRDHDPQHHTLDTLEQGIVSLIDRLHVVHTHRGRGKSPRRKGQHTDSDTWPCMNVCQSHSGSPASTKILYFTGKSPTPSMINIPKRLGEVTLKDVKAAVDREGNYRYHFKALDPEFGTVKEEVFLDGAIIPGWEGKIVAWVEEDRGEERRSPRQLLRREAHVDTF; encoded by the exons ATGATCGCCTCACTTTCGAGAGGAAGTTTGCTGGATGAGGTTCTTCATGGGGGCTTTAATGAG CAACAGCTGGCTGCGTATGTTTCCTGGGTGAACTCGCAGCTGAAGAGGAAACCGGGCCTGAAGCCCATTACGGACCTGAGGCATGATCTGCAGGATGGGGTGGTGCTCACACAACTAATAGAGATAGTTG CTGGGGAAGTGCTGGAGGGAGTGTATGCTGCCCCGCAAAACAAAGAGGAGAGCAGGAAGAATGTGGAGCAAGTCCTGCAGTTCATTTCCTCCAGACACATTCGCATGCCACACATATCCGCAAGAG ACATTGTCGATGGTAATCTGAAATCTGTAATGAGGATAATTCTGGCCCTGGCAGCCCACTTCAAACCCTCAGCCAGTCAGAGGGCTGCCTCTGGAAGTGGGAGGAGTTTGACGAGAGGCTCTACCAGCCACAACCCTCTCTCCACGGTTGCACTAGCACAAGGCGCTGCTGCCGCACTCACATCAGCAAGAATTGATGCCTCGCAGCCTACACGTGCCACACGTATCCACAG TGGCTGGGGGTTGGATGTggaaaagagtgtgtgtgttcgagcACTCGTTGAGCAGTATGAAAGAGGATCTCCAGATGAAGAGGACAATCCTCAGGCTAGCAG CCTCAGCTCCGTCAGTCCACTGTCATCTCCGAGAGCTCCACCCAGTAGCCACACAGACCGACAGCTGGAagacagccagcagcagcagcagatcagtG CAGAGTCAACTCAGGATGCGGTGGAAACTGCATGGGAGGATTCTCTCAGCGAGACTCTGGAGAAGGAGGTGCAGGACACGCGAAAGATGGTGTCTGCTTTACAG GCCCTGCTGCTGCATGGTTCGCTGCCTGAGGATGAGCAGGACGTGACTCTGAGGTTGGACCAAGGCAACGCTGAGCAGCAACTG GTAGTCATTCGCAGTCGTTTGGATCAGAGCATGGAGGAGGCTCAGGAGTTAAAG AGGGAACTGTTGCGCTGTAGGCAGGAGATGAGAAACCTGCAGGGAGTCAAG GACGCCCAGCAGCAGAGGCTGTGCACTCAGGAGGCATCGATACTGCAGATGAAGCAAGAGCTTCTCAGAGCCAGCATGACCAAGGATGAACTCAACAACCAGAAT GCGGAGCTGCAGTGGAAGCTGGAGGAATGTAACAGGCTGTGGGTTGAATGCAAG AAGGAGGTCGGACAGAAGGacagactgctgcagcagctcaaaCACAAGCTTGAAGAAGGCCAAAAAAAGCAG ATTCCAGCCGGCACAGAAAACAACGGGTATTCTCACTCTGGAAGTCCAGCTCCCTCAATGTCAGGG CAGGCGGAGGAGATGCAGCTGCTAAGAGATTCACTCAGGAGTCTGAGGAACAACTTCAGAGACCACGACCCGCAGCACCACACACTGGACACCCTTGAGCAGGGCATAGTGTCTCTCATCGACAGACTGCATGTTGTGCATACACACAGG GGAAGGGGGAAATCTCCAAGACGCAAAGGTCAACACACAGACTCTGACACATGGCCTTGCATGA ATGTTTGTCAGTCCCACAGTGGTTCTCCCGCCTCCACTAAAATCCTCTATTTTACTGGAAAATCCCCAACGCCTTCCATGATCAATATACCGAAGAG GCTGGGTGAGGTGACTCTAAAGGACGTCAAGGCAGCTGTGGATCGAGAGGGAAACTACAGGTACCACTTCAAGGCCCTGGACCCTGAGTTTGGCACTGTTAAAGAAGAG GTATTCCTGGATGGAGCAATCATTCCAGGCTGGGAAGGAAAAATAGTGGCCTGGGTTGAAGAGGACCGTGGTGAAGAGAG ACGCTCACCGAGACAACTGTTGAGAAGAGAGGCACATGTGGACACTTTTTGA
- the LOC115594301 gene encoding dixin-A-like isoform X1, which yields MIASLSRGSLLDEVLHGGFNEQQLAAYVSWVNSQLKRKPGLKPITDLRHDLQDGVVLTQLIEIVAGEVLEGVYAAPQNKEESRKNVEQVLQFISSRHIRMPHISARDIVDGNLKSVMRIILALAAHFKPSASQRAASGSGRSLTRGSTSHNPLSTVALAQGAAAALTSARIDASQPTRATRIHSGWGLDVEKSVCVRALVEQYERGSPDEEDNPQASSLSSVSPLSSPRAPPSSHTDRQLEDSQQQQQISAESTQDAVETAWEDSLSETLEKEVQDTRKMVSALQALLLHGSLPEDEQDVTLRLDQGNAEQQLVVIRSRLDQSMEEAQELKRELLRCRQEMRNLQGVKDAQQQRLCTQEASILQMKQELLRASMTKDELNNQNAELQWKLEECNRLWVECKKEVGQKDRLLQQLKHKLEEGQKKQSDLQRELEHKNSMQIPAGTENNGYSHSGSPAPSMSGQAEEMQLLRDSLRSLRNNFRDHDPQHHTLDTLEQGIVSLIDRLHVVHTHRGRGKSPRRKGQHTDSDTWPCMNVCQSHSGSPASTKILYFTGKSPTPSMINIPKRLGEVTLKDVKAAVDREGNYRYHFKALDPEFGTVKEEVFLDGAIIPGWEGKIVAWVEEDRGEERRSPRQLLRREAHVDTF from the exons ATGATCGCCTCACTTTCGAGAGGAAGTTTGCTGGATGAGGTTCTTCATGGGGGCTTTAATGAG CAACAGCTGGCTGCGTATGTTTCCTGGGTGAACTCGCAGCTGAAGAGGAAACCGGGCCTGAAGCCCATTACGGACCTGAGGCATGATCTGCAGGATGGGGTGGTGCTCACACAACTAATAGAGATAGTTG CTGGGGAAGTGCTGGAGGGAGTGTATGCTGCCCCGCAAAACAAAGAGGAGAGCAGGAAGAATGTGGAGCAAGTCCTGCAGTTCATTTCCTCCAGACACATTCGCATGCCACACATATCCGCAAGAG ACATTGTCGATGGTAATCTGAAATCTGTAATGAGGATAATTCTGGCCCTGGCAGCCCACTTCAAACCCTCAGCCAGTCAGAGGGCTGCCTCTGGAAGTGGGAGGAGTTTGACGAGAGGCTCTACCAGCCACAACCCTCTCTCCACGGTTGCACTAGCACAAGGCGCTGCTGCCGCACTCACATCAGCAAGAATTGATGCCTCGCAGCCTACACGTGCCACACGTATCCACAG TGGCTGGGGGTTGGATGTggaaaagagtgtgtgtgttcgagcACTCGTTGAGCAGTATGAAAGAGGATCTCCAGATGAAGAGGACAATCCTCAGGCTAGCAG CCTCAGCTCCGTCAGTCCACTGTCATCTCCGAGAGCTCCACCCAGTAGCCACACAGACCGACAGCTGGAagacagccagcagcagcagcagatcagtG CAGAGTCAACTCAGGATGCGGTGGAAACTGCATGGGAGGATTCTCTCAGCGAGACTCTGGAGAAGGAGGTGCAGGACACGCGAAAGATGGTGTCTGCTTTACAG GCCCTGCTGCTGCATGGTTCGCTGCCTGAGGATGAGCAGGACGTGACTCTGAGGTTGGACCAAGGCAACGCTGAGCAGCAACTG GTAGTCATTCGCAGTCGTTTGGATCAGAGCATGGAGGAGGCTCAGGAGTTAAAG AGGGAACTGTTGCGCTGTAGGCAGGAGATGAGAAACCTGCAGGGAGTCAAG GACGCCCAGCAGCAGAGGCTGTGCACTCAGGAGGCATCGATACTGCAGATGAAGCAAGAGCTTCTCAGAGCCAGCATGACCAAGGATGAACTCAACAACCAGAAT GCGGAGCTGCAGTGGAAGCTGGAGGAATGTAACAGGCTGTGGGTTGAATGCAAG AAGGAGGTCGGACAGAAGGacagactgctgcagcagctcaaaCACAAGCTTGAAGAAGGCCAAAAAAAGCAG AGTGACTTGCAAAGAGAGTTGGAGCATAAAAACAGCATGCAG ATTCCAGCCGGCACAGAAAACAACGGGTATTCTCACTCTGGAAGTCCAGCTCCCTCAATGTCAGGG CAGGCGGAGGAGATGCAGCTGCTAAGAGATTCACTCAGGAGTCTGAGGAACAACTTCAGAGACCACGACCCGCAGCACCACACACTGGACACCCTTGAGCAGGGCATAGTGTCTCTCATCGACAGACTGCATGTTGTGCATACACACAGG GGAAGGGGGAAATCTCCAAGACGCAAAGGTCAACACACAGACTCTGACACATGGCCTTGCATGA ATGTTTGTCAGTCCCACAGTGGTTCTCCCGCCTCCACTAAAATCCTCTATTTTACTGGAAAATCCCCAACGCCTTCCATGATCAATATACCGAAGAG GCTGGGTGAGGTGACTCTAAAGGACGTCAAGGCAGCTGTGGATCGAGAGGGAAACTACAGGTACCACTTCAAGGCCCTGGACCCTGAGTTTGGCACTGTTAAAGAAGAG GTATTCCTGGATGGAGCAATCATTCCAGGCTGGGAAGGAAAAATAGTGGCCTGGGTTGAAGAGGACCGTGGTGAAGAGAG ACGCTCACCGAGACAACTGTTGAGAAGAGAGGCACATGTGGACACTTTTTGA
- the LOC115594301 gene encoding dixin-A-like isoform X4: protein MIASLSRGSLLDEVLHGGFNEQQLAAYVSWVNSQLKRKPGLKPITDLRHDLQDGVVLTQLIEIVAGEVLEGVYAAPQNKEESRKNVEQVLQFISSRHIRMPHISARDIVDGNLKSVMRIILALAAHFKPSASQRAASGSGRSLTRGSTSHNPLSTVALAQGAAAALTSARIDASQPTRATRIHSGWGLDVEKSVCVRALVEQYERGSPDEEDNPQASSSVSPLSSPRAPPSSHTDRQLEDSQQQQQISAESTQDAVETAWEDSLSETLEKEVQDTRKMVSALQALLLHGSLPEDEQDVTLRLDQGNAEQQLVVIRSRLDQSMEEAQELKRELLRCRQEMRNLQGVKDAQQQRLCTQEASILQMKQELLRASMTKDELNNQNAELQWKLEECNRLWVECKKEVGQKDRLLQQLKHKLEEGQKKQSDLQRELEHKNSMQIPAGTENNGYSHSGSPAPSMSGQAEEMQLLRDSLRSLRNNFRDHDPQHHTLDTLEQGIVSLIDRLHVVHTHRGRGKSPRRKGQHTDSDTWPCMNVCQSHSGSPASTKILYFTGKSPTPSMINIPKRLGEVTLKDVKAAVDREGNYRYHFKALDPEFGTVKEEVFLDGAIIPGWEGKIVAWVEEDRGEERRSPRQLLRREAHVDTF, encoded by the exons ATGATCGCCTCACTTTCGAGAGGAAGTTTGCTGGATGAGGTTCTTCATGGGGGCTTTAATGAG CAACAGCTGGCTGCGTATGTTTCCTGGGTGAACTCGCAGCTGAAGAGGAAACCGGGCCTGAAGCCCATTACGGACCTGAGGCATGATCTGCAGGATGGGGTGGTGCTCACACAACTAATAGAGATAGTTG CTGGGGAAGTGCTGGAGGGAGTGTATGCTGCCCCGCAAAACAAAGAGGAGAGCAGGAAGAATGTGGAGCAAGTCCTGCAGTTCATTTCCTCCAGACACATTCGCATGCCACACATATCCGCAAGAG ACATTGTCGATGGTAATCTGAAATCTGTAATGAGGATAATTCTGGCCCTGGCAGCCCACTTCAAACCCTCAGCCAGTCAGAGGGCTGCCTCTGGAAGTGGGAGGAGTTTGACGAGAGGCTCTACCAGCCACAACCCTCTCTCCACGGTTGCACTAGCACAAGGCGCTGCTGCCGCACTCACATCAGCAAGAATTGATGCCTCGCAGCCTACACGTGCCACACGTATCCACAG TGGCTGGGGGTTGGATGTggaaaagagtgtgtgtgttcgagcACTCGTTGAGCAGTATGAAAGAGGATCTCCAGATGAAGAGGACAATCCTCAGGCTAGCAG CTCCGTCAGTCCACTGTCATCTCCGAGAGCTCCACCCAGTAGCCACACAGACCGACAGCTGGAagacagccagcagcagcagcagatcagtG CAGAGTCAACTCAGGATGCGGTGGAAACTGCATGGGAGGATTCTCTCAGCGAGACTCTGGAGAAGGAGGTGCAGGACACGCGAAAGATGGTGTCTGCTTTACAG GCCCTGCTGCTGCATGGTTCGCTGCCTGAGGATGAGCAGGACGTGACTCTGAGGTTGGACCAAGGCAACGCTGAGCAGCAACTG GTAGTCATTCGCAGTCGTTTGGATCAGAGCATGGAGGAGGCTCAGGAGTTAAAG AGGGAACTGTTGCGCTGTAGGCAGGAGATGAGAAACCTGCAGGGAGTCAAG GACGCCCAGCAGCAGAGGCTGTGCACTCAGGAGGCATCGATACTGCAGATGAAGCAAGAGCTTCTCAGAGCCAGCATGACCAAGGATGAACTCAACAACCAGAAT GCGGAGCTGCAGTGGAAGCTGGAGGAATGTAACAGGCTGTGGGTTGAATGCAAG AAGGAGGTCGGACAGAAGGacagactgctgcagcagctcaaaCACAAGCTTGAAGAAGGCCAAAAAAAGCAG AGTGACTTGCAAAGAGAGTTGGAGCATAAAAACAGCATGCAG ATTCCAGCCGGCACAGAAAACAACGGGTATTCTCACTCTGGAAGTCCAGCTCCCTCAATGTCAGGG CAGGCGGAGGAGATGCAGCTGCTAAGAGATTCACTCAGGAGTCTGAGGAACAACTTCAGAGACCACGACCCGCAGCACCACACACTGGACACCCTTGAGCAGGGCATAGTGTCTCTCATCGACAGACTGCATGTTGTGCATACACACAGG GGAAGGGGGAAATCTCCAAGACGCAAAGGTCAACACACAGACTCTGACACATGGCCTTGCATGA ATGTTTGTCAGTCCCACAGTGGTTCTCCCGCCTCCACTAAAATCCTCTATTTTACTGGAAAATCCCCAACGCCTTCCATGATCAATATACCGAAGAG GCTGGGTGAGGTGACTCTAAAGGACGTCAAGGCAGCTGTGGATCGAGAGGGAAACTACAGGTACCACTTCAAGGCCCTGGACCCTGAGTTTGGCACTGTTAAAGAAGAG GTATTCCTGGATGGAGCAATCATTCCAGGCTGGGAAGGAAAAATAGTGGCCTGGGTTGAAGAGGACCGTGGTGAAGAGAG ACGCTCACCGAGACAACTGTTGAGAAGAGAGGCACATGTGGACACTTTTTGA
- the LOC115594301 gene encoding dixin-A-like isoform X5, translating to MIASLSRGSLLDEVLHGGFNEQQLAAYVSWVNSQLKRKPGLKPITDLRHDLQDGVVLTQLIEIVAGEVLEGVYAAPQNKEESRKNVEQVLQFISSRHIRMPHISARDIVDGNLKSVMRIILALAAHFKPSASQRAASGSGRSLTRGSTSHNPLSTVALAQGAAAALTSARIDASQPTRATRIHSGWGLDVEKSVCVRALVEQYERGSPDEEDNPQASSSVSPLSSPRAPPSSHTDRQLEDSQQQQQISESTQDAVETAWEDSLSETLEKEVQDTRKMVSALQALLLHGSLPEDEQDVTLRLDQGNAEQQLVVIRSRLDQSMEEAQELKRELLRCRQEMRNLQGVKDAQQQRLCTQEASILQMKQELLRASMTKDELNNQNAELQWKLEECNRLWVECKKEVGQKDRLLQQLKHKLEEGQKKQSDLQRELEHKNSMQIPAGTENNGYSHSGSPAPSMSGQAEEMQLLRDSLRSLRNNFRDHDPQHHTLDTLEQGIVSLIDRLHVVHTHRGRGKSPRRKGQHTDSDTWPCMNVCQSHSGSPASTKILYFTGKSPTPSMINIPKRLGEVTLKDVKAAVDREGNYRYHFKALDPEFGTVKEEVFLDGAIIPGWEGKIVAWVEEDRGEERRSPRQLLRREAHVDTF from the exons ATGATCGCCTCACTTTCGAGAGGAAGTTTGCTGGATGAGGTTCTTCATGGGGGCTTTAATGAG CAACAGCTGGCTGCGTATGTTTCCTGGGTGAACTCGCAGCTGAAGAGGAAACCGGGCCTGAAGCCCATTACGGACCTGAGGCATGATCTGCAGGATGGGGTGGTGCTCACACAACTAATAGAGATAGTTG CTGGGGAAGTGCTGGAGGGAGTGTATGCTGCCCCGCAAAACAAAGAGGAGAGCAGGAAGAATGTGGAGCAAGTCCTGCAGTTCATTTCCTCCAGACACATTCGCATGCCACACATATCCGCAAGAG ACATTGTCGATGGTAATCTGAAATCTGTAATGAGGATAATTCTGGCCCTGGCAGCCCACTTCAAACCCTCAGCCAGTCAGAGGGCTGCCTCTGGAAGTGGGAGGAGTTTGACGAGAGGCTCTACCAGCCACAACCCTCTCTCCACGGTTGCACTAGCACAAGGCGCTGCTGCCGCACTCACATCAGCAAGAATTGATGCCTCGCAGCCTACACGTGCCACACGTATCCACAG TGGCTGGGGGTTGGATGTggaaaagagtgtgtgtgttcgagcACTCGTTGAGCAGTATGAAAGAGGATCTCCAGATGAAGAGGACAATCCTCAGGCTAGCAG CTCCGTCAGTCCACTGTCATCTCCGAGAGCTCCACCCAGTAGCCACACAGACCGACAGCTGGAagacagccagcagcagcagcagatcagtG AGTCAACTCAGGATGCGGTGGAAACTGCATGGGAGGATTCTCTCAGCGAGACTCTGGAGAAGGAGGTGCAGGACACGCGAAAGATGGTGTCTGCTTTACAG GCCCTGCTGCTGCATGGTTCGCTGCCTGAGGATGAGCAGGACGTGACTCTGAGGTTGGACCAAGGCAACGCTGAGCAGCAACTG GTAGTCATTCGCAGTCGTTTGGATCAGAGCATGGAGGAGGCTCAGGAGTTAAAG AGGGAACTGTTGCGCTGTAGGCAGGAGATGAGAAACCTGCAGGGAGTCAAG GACGCCCAGCAGCAGAGGCTGTGCACTCAGGAGGCATCGATACTGCAGATGAAGCAAGAGCTTCTCAGAGCCAGCATGACCAAGGATGAACTCAACAACCAGAAT GCGGAGCTGCAGTGGAAGCTGGAGGAATGTAACAGGCTGTGGGTTGAATGCAAG AAGGAGGTCGGACAGAAGGacagactgctgcagcagctcaaaCACAAGCTTGAAGAAGGCCAAAAAAAGCAG AGTGACTTGCAAAGAGAGTTGGAGCATAAAAACAGCATGCAG ATTCCAGCCGGCACAGAAAACAACGGGTATTCTCACTCTGGAAGTCCAGCTCCCTCAATGTCAGGG CAGGCGGAGGAGATGCAGCTGCTAAGAGATTCACTCAGGAGTCTGAGGAACAACTTCAGAGACCACGACCCGCAGCACCACACACTGGACACCCTTGAGCAGGGCATAGTGTCTCTCATCGACAGACTGCATGTTGTGCATACACACAGG GGAAGGGGGAAATCTCCAAGACGCAAAGGTCAACACACAGACTCTGACACATGGCCTTGCATGA ATGTTTGTCAGTCCCACAGTGGTTCTCCCGCCTCCACTAAAATCCTCTATTTTACTGGAAAATCCCCAACGCCTTCCATGATCAATATACCGAAGAG GCTGGGTGAGGTGACTCTAAAGGACGTCAAGGCAGCTGTGGATCGAGAGGGAAACTACAGGTACCACTTCAAGGCCCTGGACCCTGAGTTTGGCACTGTTAAAGAAGAG GTATTCCTGGATGGAGCAATCATTCCAGGCTGGGAAGGAAAAATAGTGGCCTGGGTTGAAGAGGACCGTGGTGAAGAGAG ACGCTCACCGAGACAACTGTTGAGAAGAGAGGCACATGTGGACACTTTTTGA